The following are from one region of the Stanieria cyanosphaera PCC 7437 genome:
- a CDS encoding response regulator, which produces MIRLLVADDQNLIRQALEVYLREEKDLEIIISVDDGMKAIAEVEKLRPDVALIDLEMPGIDGLTTTEILTQRFPDTKVIVLSSHDNQEYIYKALQFGARGYVLKTTPAQELANVIRSIYQGYLQLGPGLHEKIFPNLTQHVSSEKNLKILEQNLIYHFEEIKQEFKQALELEYNDIWKKLTEHIDQEAKQIRNDLQLETRVSLNGIKQEVEQGLKIFQQKVVRQMEDEWSNLKKYLENQGLDSNNFQEQKMMRMQLIQLRESHQKFETKLKNLYKMFLFSGLIFGIALLISSSF; this is translated from the coding sequence ATGATTCGATTACTGGTGGCAGATGACCAGAATTTGATTAGACAAGCTCTTGAAGTTTATCTGAGAGAGGAGAAAGATCTTGAAATTATTATTAGTGTTGATGATGGAATGAAAGCTATTGCAGAAGTAGAAAAGTTGCGTCCTGATGTCGCACTGATCGATTTGGAAATGCCAGGAATAGATGGATTAACAACTACCGAAATTCTTACTCAACGTTTTCCTGATACTAAAGTTATAGTTTTAAGTAGTCATGATAATCAAGAATATATCTACAAAGCATTACAATTTGGAGCTAGAGGATATGTACTTAAAACTACTCCTGCTCAAGAATTAGCTAATGTTATTCGTTCAATTTATCAAGGTTATTTGCAATTAGGACCAGGATTACATGAAAAAATTTTTCCTAATTTAACTCAACACGTTTCTTCTGAAAAAAACCTTAAGATTTTAGAACAAAATTTAATTTATCATTTTGAGGAAATTAAGCAAGAATTTAAACAAGCTTTAGAGTTAGAGTATAACGATATTTGGAAAAAACTTACCGAGCATATAGATCAAGAAGCTAAACAAATAAGAAACGATTTACAGTTAGAAACAAGAGTAAGTTTAAATGGAATTAAACAAGAAGTAGAACAAGGATTAAAAATATTTCAACAGAAAGTTGTTAGGCAAATGGAAGATGAATGGTCTAATCTCAAAAAATATCTTGAAAATCAAGGATTAGACTCTAATAACTTTCAAGAACAAAAGATGATGAGAATGCAGTTAATTCAATTAAGAGAATCTCATCAAAAGTTTGAAACTAAATTAAAAAATTTATATAAAATGTTTTTGTTTAGTGGTTTAATTTTTGGAATAGCTTTATTAATATCGTCTTCTTTTTAA